The sequence below is a genomic window from Flavobacterium sediminilitoris.
ACTAAAAGATTAAATAAAGGATAGGAAAAAGCAATAACCAAATGATATCGCACATATGCCAAAATGTAGCTGAAGCTTCCACATCTTCAAGTTTTGCATTGTTTTTACGAATACTTTTCCCTGTTATAAAAAGAATTATAAGTCCTATTAAAACATGAATAATATGAAAACCTGTTAGCAACCAATAAAAAAAGAAAAAAGTATTTGTTTCTAAAGTAATTCCGTTTTCAATTTTTGTATAGTATTCAAAGCTTTTAAGTAATAAAAACAATACGCCTCCTAACATAGCA
It includes:
- a CDS encoding cytochrome c oxidase subunit 3: MNKTAIDYKNIYYPPGGILMWIIIFLELITFGMALIAFVHYGTQEPEVFHQSKLQLNTTIGAINTLFLLTSGLFIANAVSFYKDGNTKKTNLFFKLAMLGGVLFLLLKSFEYYTKIENGITLETNTFFFFYWLLTGFHIIHVLIGLIILFITGKSIRKNNAKLEDVEASATFWHMCDIIWLLLFPILYLIF